ATATCGTGCGTAAATTTGAAAATCCAATAAACTAACTTCACATGAAAACGCAAAGAGGAGAGAAAATCAAATGGTAGCTAGGCGGACTTACTTGAATCAACGGCTCTGCGAACAGACTTTTTACTGGCAACAGACCTTTTACTGGTAACAGATCCATCAAATATGCTATATACATGATCATCATCTGTTGTTGCTTTTGATCTTCTATTGATCACACAAATCAGGAATCCAAGAACACCTGCAATCCCAAGAACACCTCCAACAATACCAAGAACTATTCCAAGTTTGATAGTGGAGGACTTGTGCTCCTTACTTTTAGATGGGGGCTTCACAGCCAATGCTTCTTTATTGCAGAATGAGTAAGGGTGCTGGTAACTTGCATTTTTACCGCCAGACAGGCAATTCCATGAGCTAATGACTGTCCGAGTTGAAGTGTTGGTTGCAATGCAGGAAGGTAGTTTTCCAATCAAAATGTTGTGAGAGATGTCCACAAATTGAAGCTTAACACTGCAAGATATATTTGTTGGAAGAGCCCCGCTTAATTGATTCTGGGCTAAATCAAGAGACTGAAGTGAAGGAAGAGAGAACAGAGCAGGTGGGATTGGTCCGATGAGTTTGTTGGAAGAGATGTCCAGCTGCTGAAGCTGATTGAATTTCTTGATTTCTGAAGGAATAACAGATCTCAAGGAGTTGTTCTTCAGGATGATGGTAACAAGATCGTTACCTAGCGAAGGAAAGGTTGGTCCAAGATGATTGCCACCCAAATTTAGCTCTTGAAGTAGAACTAAGCTTCTGAGATCTGGGACTGTTCCGTTCAGCAAATTGTGAGCCAAAACAAGACTGGTGAGATTCTTTAACGACAGAATATCTTGAGGAATCTGGCCATAAATGAAATTATAGCTGACATTAAGTGCTTGAAGAGACCAAAACCTGTTAATCTTGGTAGGCAAGGGACCCCACAATCCCAAGGACACAAGTGACAACACCTTCAAATTTGAAAGCTTTGTTAGGGTGGTGAAGAAAGCATCTATGGAGAAGTTGCCAGACAAGGTATTTTGTTTTGGGCTGTTGGGAGATGCAGAGGAGCTGCTTTTGTTTCCAACGACAGTTAATTCAGTTACATGACTATCTGAGCAAACAACTTTGAGAGAAGGTGAGGGAGGGAGATAGCAAAAGTTGGTCCAGTTATTCCATCCTTGAAGAACCTGAGGATATTCAAGGAGTTGCTGAACCTGGAAAAGAATTCCTGTTTCACTTGGAGCTAGTTGTCCTCTTGCAATCGAGACTTGCATGACAATCAGAGTGAATAGAGCTGTGAACGAGCAAGAGAAACTGGAGATCCGCATTTTCTCCGTTTCTTGGAAGTTTGAAGTGGAAATTCGAAACCTTAACCTCGAGATTCCATGGCTTCTGTACTGGATCAGTTGCTAGCTTAGCTTAAAAACTCACCCTCCCATGATTCGAGAGTagcattttttattgtatttactCCTGCAAACGAGCTCTCAACACCGTGCATCACTCTGACTCTGAATTCAATTCAAGCCATTTTAGTTTGCCACGTTTATTGTTTATTATCGTAGACCCGCGAGTACCGAGCGCCTGCATTCACGCACCATGCCACGAGGCCTTCGTGAGACCTcaactctctcttcttcttctttttgcatgatcaataaataattaaatacctcaaatatcaaaatgtcaGTGTCAGCAATGAATGTATGCAAACGACGTACCACACAAAAATCtcatggttttaaatttacGTACATGACCTCGGGGTTTGGGTGTCGGTGagcattattgtttgatttgttttaatttgaatctGAGTGGAAAGCAGAAGCAACGGTGTCCCTAATCATGAACTACTTGTCATGTAACGGCATAGCTAGTTCTACCTAATCTATTCTTCCCTTTTAATTTACAGGAGGACGCTGTCGTTTCCACCCTCTTTTagcaattaaatattattttggattttggcCACTCTTTCTGGAATCATGTACAGACACGTAAGCTTTGGGACACAACGGTTAAAGCATTCCTGGATTCAAATGGAGAAGAAGACAAGGCAATTAAGCTAATTCGAAGCACGCAGCTCCTTACACGGGCACGTGACAGAGTGGTTGTAAGATGTGCCTTGCACGCGTGGGATGAACTGAGGCCCTCATAAATCATCGTCCGAAAGAAAACTCCTACGAATTAATTGTATTCTAAGATAAAACAAATAGCCCGTGAAATGATTTCGTGTATATGCAACGTAAAGCAAGCAAACTGTCAAGGtattggttaaaaattaatggACGTGGAGATTGGCGAAGGAAGCATGGTggctaggtttttttatttttatttttatttttatttttattttgactttaCAACTACTGAAGCGCTGGATATATGAAAGTGAATTGTAATGTGATAGGCAGTTGAAATGCACATGGTGTGCCTAGAATCCGTAGAAAAGGATGTCTTTTAACAGCAATTAATGGGCAGGGGAAAAAATAGAGATTTGAATAATGTAAACGGTAAACTTGTCCGTTGAATGTCCTTGGAGTGCATTTGCTTTCttgatagtgtttttttttaggttattattattgtgaaaataattgttttttaaagttttttttaaatacattgaaaaaatatttttttatttttttaaattttattttttttattaatgaaaacaatttaaaaaaataaaaatatataatttaatttttttaaaaaaaaaaactgaataagcTCATGAGAACATTCTCATTTTAGAAGCAAGGTTTATTATGCAAGTCCAGAAGTGacgtaaaagaaaaggaaaagatggTAGAAATAAGTTTATGATGGCATTTGGTGAAGAGTGAGACACGATGGAATATCAAACCATTTGGATAAAGCTTAATAggtaattttagttaaaatggctaaaaaactcattttagttagttagctaaaaaatattattacattcATTCTCTCTAAAATAAagaattgttaatattattacatcTATATGATTATCTAGATCTCATAATTTAGATAacagatttaataaattaacacaaattaatttaaatcgatctaatatattatctttttaatatatatatttaaaaaaaaatattattttaatcaaattatatttttattggttctttgaattatctttaaatttgaCAAGTCAACCCAATCACATCCGATTAATcccttctaattttattttatttttctttgctaaGAAACaatcaacataaattttttacataaaGGCAATGATCTAATCTGTGTGCTGTGCGGGTTCCCCTGTTTATTCTAAACTGCTCCTCACTTGATTCTAACTAACATTAACATTTTTAGCCTGCAAATGGGCCAATTAGCATCTTTTCTCGATGACTTTGTCTCAAATTTGGACAAAAATGAATACATAATGCCACCGGCGTCTTCCACCAGAAATGTTTTTGGTACACCGTTTTCATGGATTATGAAGAGCCAAAATTCACGTACAAGGAGCATCAGCTACAGGATGCGTCTGAGCAAGTTGAAATAACccatttttattctcattttccAACATCAAAccaatgcaaaaaataaaataaaaaaatcactaacaGTTCTTGCACCGCCAACCTGAATCAAAAGCCACCACACTGGCACCTAAACCAACTACAATAGTCGTCAACCTAACCCTCCAACTCATCAGAATCAGCCATTAAACCACTCAACCACAACCTTAAACCACCAAGATAGCAGCCGCCAACATAGCCTGAAGGAAACACCACACCAACCGGCAACAGTAGGAAACGACAACTGGCTCGAGCCACTCACAACCGCTAAGTTGATATCCACTCAACCACACCACTAAACCAGTTAACCAGAGACAACACCAACAGCCACACTAGCACAAACAACTAAACCCCCCTCAAAATAAACCATAAATTATAGCCTTTTCCACCCAAAAATCAAATCGTTTtcagcctcttttttttttttttgtgcaggtTCAGCGTCGGCGCATGAGATACGCATCGGCGTTCCCCAGCACTACCAGACATGCCAGCGCTTGAGACGCACACGCCGACACAACCTCATCCTCTTCCAACGACCAGTAAGGGTAAAATAGTTATTACCCCTTTATCTTTTACATGGATATTTGAAATATTGGGATCCAACCCATTGCTTAACAACTCTAAGGATACGAAACCGctgaagatttaatttttagatttgataacGTTGGGATCAATATCTCATAATGAGGTTGGGAGAACAGGTGACAGCGAGATTATTCAATGTGTAATTGTTTGGTCCAGTATTGAGATTTTATGAGTGGAAGTGTATGTTTGTTCGTTGTGAAATTTTGTGCAAGATAAAGATTCTCAAttatttcccttttattttattaaataaatattagaattattttcatataaaaagtaattttcgCTTTTCTTAGTGTGATTGTTTTGGGTGTATATACAATAATCTCGTGTGAATCTTCGAGGTGGCGGCGGCCAACAATGATGCGTGTTGTTTCCgaacgtttttttttaaaaaatttattatgacaACCAATTTTTTAGACAACAATTTTCTAGTACGGGGtttatatcattgttttttttatctaaaaataagcTCGAGAATCATTATATCTTTAAAAAGTCTTATccctttgaaaaatattgaagacagactttatttttaaaatatatattattattattattattattaatatgagtgtTCGGCTAGTTTGTGCATACCTCAACTAATTTCACGggtcataaaattaataacaatgtaAATTTTCAATGTTCATCATATTAACAACTTCGGGGCTCaaacttaaaatcataaaaaaactaaattctttaatcctaaatttttattattaaactagATAGTTAAATTAATATCCTCGAACC
This genomic interval from Populus alba chromosome 1, ASM523922v2, whole genome shotgun sequence contains the following:
- the LOC118039132 gene encoding probable LRR receptor-like serine/threonine-protein kinase At1g14390 produces the protein MRISSFSCSFTALFTLIVMQVSIARGQLAPSETGILFQVQQLLEYPQVLQGWNNWTNFCYLPPSPSLKVVCSDSHVTELTVVGNKSSSSASPNSPKQNTLSGNFSIDAFFTTLTKLSNLKVLSLVSLGLWGPLPTKINRFWSLQALNVSYNFIYGQIPQDILSLKNLTSLVLAHNLLNGTVPDLRSLVLLQELNLGGNHLGPTFPSLGNDLVTIILKNNSLRSVIPSEIKKFNQLQQLDISSNKLIGPIPPALFSLPSLQSLDLAQNQLSGALPTNISCSVKLQFVDISHNILIGKLPSCIATNTSTRTVISSWNCLSGGKNASYQHPYSFCNKEALAVKPPSKSKEHKSSTIKLGIVLGIVGGVLGIAGVLGFLICVINRRSKATTDDDHVYSIFDGSVTSKRSVASKKSVRRAVDSRRVPQTMRSAAIGLPPYRAFTLEEMEDATNNFDPLNFIGEGSQGQLYKGWLIDGSEVMVKCVKLKQKNLPQSMIQQIEVLSKLRHLHLVSILGHTIVTYQDHSSTAGTVFIVLEHVSNGSLRDYLADERKREILRWPQRMAIIIGVARGIQFLHTGVAPGIFGNNVKIENVLLDDTLTAKLSDYKIPLPSKVGSESPLNGKDASNINSTENAEKEDVYQLGVILLQVITGKLVTSNRALDELRIQVEKGLAEAPSKLQALVDPSTRGTFAYESLKTAAEMAINCLKKESRTRPSIEDVLWNLQYSIQIQEGWTSTSGNLGGPHSSSY